One Deinococcus multiflagellatus DNA window includes the following coding sequences:
- a CDS encoding potassium/proton antiporter, whose product MGEVHAEGYLLAAGVLLLVSLLVSRLGGRLGIPGLLLFLGVGMLFGSDGLGIQFQDYGLAQAIGTVALCFILFQGGLDTNWALTRPVVRRGLSLATVGVLATAGVMAAFTHYAFGFPWLTAWLLGAIVSSTDASAVFSVLKERNLGLKGDIDPLLEFESGGNDPMAVFLTVGILELMAHPGQGVLSIAPLFLKEMVLGALLGLALGRAALWLLNRVQLQFEGLYSVLMLALALIIFAGTAVVGGSGFLAIYIAGVLLGNADFIHKRSLIGFHDGLSWLMQVGMFLTLGLLVNPHELLPTAGLALACSLMLVFVARPVSVYLSLANARMPLNEKSMVAWVGLRGAVPIVLATFPLVAGIPEARTLFNIVFFIVLTSVLLQGTTLTLVARWLHVREEIPAQATYPITYTPTGHNKNEMVEVEVMRGSLADGGRIVDLHLPPEALVILVHRAGEFLIPKGATQLLAGDSVLVLAGDAELREVRRVLGEGRPSPGVGG is encoded by the coding sequence ATGGGTGAAGTGCACGCCGAAGGCTACCTGCTGGCGGCCGGGGTGCTGCTGCTGGTCAGCCTGCTCGTCAGCCGGCTGGGCGGGCGCCTGGGCATTCCGGGGCTACTGCTGTTTCTGGGCGTGGGCATGCTGTTCGGCAGCGACGGCCTGGGCATTCAGTTTCAGGATTACGGACTGGCGCAGGCCATCGGCACGGTGGCGCTGTGTTTCATCCTGTTTCAGGGGGGCCTGGACACCAACTGGGCCCTGACCCGCCCGGTGGTGCGCCGGGGCCTGAGCCTCGCCACCGTGGGCGTGCTGGCCACCGCCGGGGTGATGGCGGCCTTTACCCACTACGCCTTTGGCTTTCCCTGGCTGACCGCGTGGCTGCTGGGCGCCATTGTCAGCAGCACCGATGCCAGCGCCGTGTTCTCGGTGCTCAAAGAGCGCAACCTGGGCCTGAAGGGCGACATTGACCCCCTGCTGGAATTCGAGTCCGGGGGCAACGACCCGATGGCGGTGTTTCTGACGGTGGGGATTCTGGAACTCATGGCGCACCCGGGCCAGGGGGTCCTGAGCATCGCGCCGCTGTTTCTCAAGGAGATGGTGCTGGGCGCGCTGCTGGGTCTGGCGCTGGGCCGGGCGGCCCTCTGGCTGCTCAACCGCGTGCAGTTGCAGTTTGAAGGGTTGTACTCGGTCCTGATGCTGGCGCTGGCCCTGATTATCTTTGCCGGCACCGCCGTGGTGGGCGGCAGCGGCTTTCTGGCCATTTACATCGCGGGCGTGCTGCTGGGCAACGCCGACTTTATCCACAAGCGCTCCCTGATCGGCTTTCACGACGGCCTGTCGTGGCTGATGCAGGTGGGCATGTTCCTCACGCTGGGGCTGCTGGTCAATCCCCACGAACTGCTGCCCACGGCGGGGCTGGCCCTGGCCTGTTCCTTGATGCTGGTGTTTGTGGCGCGGCCGGTCAGCGTGTACCTCTCGCTGGCGAACGCCCGCATGCCACTGAACGAGAAAAGCATGGTGGCCTGGGTGGGCCTGCGCGGCGCAGTGCCTATCGTGCTCGCCACCTTTCCGCTGGTGGCCGGCATTCCGGAGGCGCGCACCCTCTTTAACATCGTCTTTTTTATCGTGCTCACCAGCGTGCTGCTGCAGGGCACCACCCTGACCCTGGTGGCCCGCTGGCTGCACGTCCGCGAGGAGATTCCGGCGCAGGCCACCTACCCCATCACCTACACCCCCACCGGCCACAACAAGAACGAGATGGTGGAGGTGGAAGTCATGCGCGGCAGCCTCGCGGACGGCGGCCGAATCGTGGACCTGCACCTGCCCCCCGAAGCCCTGGTGATTCTGGTGCACCGCGCCGGCGAATTCCTGATTCCAAAGGGGGCCACCCAGCTCCTGGCCGGCGACAGCGTGCTGGTCCTGGCCGGCGACGCCGAACTGCGCGAAGTGCGCCGGGTGCTGGGCGAGGGGCGGCCCAGTCCAGGGGTGGGGGGCTGA
- a CDS encoding Gldg family protein, translated as MQPNLPARRLMALASLALLLPACGRTAQDSAPLAALAAAGEPVLNELYSDALGTDTGTFIELKGPAGKSLSGYTLAAYDTAGTQYRTITLSGTIPASGYYVVAQDTTVTNRTLVSSGADLNNGSGSLRLLKSGAVVDAVAYGTPTAGQGEGAPAPTTGAGSALARVPDGQDTGANSADFKVQAATPGAANGGGTGGGGGTAKKVLFDLTKAEDAGNADWRIDGAYSDYAGALRGLGYTVGTLTGTAVTTSSLSGVSVLVIPEPQNPFSDSERAAIQSFVQNGGGVFFITDHRASDRNNSGWDSPEVFNGWDGRTPSSVSTSLQASLNTDGLFGLGASFNSSFSDPVYTAAPLTTHPILNGVSSAGVYVGTSVDVFSGTALMGTGGKTYLAVNSVGGGRVAMWGDSSTFGDNTYSDGSTGQYNNWPNLSNAALGKNVVRWLAGDL; from the coding sequence ATGCAACCCAATCTGCCGGCCCGGCGCCTGATGGCGCTCGCTTCCCTTGCCCTTCTTCTGCCTGCCTGTGGCCGCACCGCGCAGGACAGCGCCCCACTGGCGGCCCTGGCGGCGGCGGGCGAACCCGTCCTGAACGAGCTGTACTCCGACGCGCTGGGCACCGATACCGGCACGTTTATTGAACTGAAAGGCCCGGCTGGCAAAAGCCTGAGCGGCTACACCCTGGCGGCCTACGACACCGCCGGCACCCAGTACCGCACGATCACCCTGTCGGGCACCATCCCGGCCAGCGGGTACTACGTGGTGGCCCAGGACACCACAGTGACGAACCGCACCCTGGTCAGCAGCGGCGCGGACCTGAACAACGGCAGCGGCAGCCTGCGCCTGCTGAAATCCGGCGCCGTGGTGGACGCGGTGGCCTACGGCACCCCCACCGCCGGGCAGGGCGAGGGCGCCCCCGCCCCCACCACGGGCGCGGGCAGCGCCCTGGCCCGCGTGCCCGACGGCCAGGACACGGGCGCCAATAGCGCCGACTTCAAGGTGCAGGCGGCCACCCCCGGCGCGGCGAACGGGGGCGGCACAGGCGGCGGGGGCGGTACGGCCAAGAAGGTGCTGTTCGACCTCACCAAGGCTGAGGATGCGGGCAACGCCGACTGGCGCATTGACGGGGCGTACAGCGACTACGCGGGCGCCCTGCGGGGGCTGGGCTACACGGTGGGCACCCTGACCGGCACCGCTGTGACCACCAGCAGCCTGTCCGGCGTGTCCGTGCTGGTGATTCCCGAGCCGCAGAATCCCTTCAGCGACAGCGAACGCGCCGCCATCCAGAGCTTCGTGCAGAACGGGGGCGGGGTCTTTTTCATCACCGACCACCGCGCCAGCGACCGCAACAACAGCGGCTGGGACAGCCCCGAAGTCTTTAATGGCTGGGACGGCCGCACGCCCAGCAGCGTCAGCACCAGCCTGCAGGCCAGCCTGAACACCGACGGCCTGTTTGGCCTGGGTGCGTCGTTCAACTCCAGCTTCAGCGATCCGGTGTACACGGCCGCGCCGCTGACCACCCACCCCATCCTGAACGGCGTAAGCAGCGCCGGCGTGTACGTGGGCACCAGCGTGGACGTGTTCTCTGGCACCGCCCTGATGGGCACCGGGGGCAAAACCTATCTGGCCGTGAACAGCGTGGGGGGTGGCCGCGTGGCGATGTGGGGCGACAGCAGCACCTTCGGGGACAACACCTACTCGGACGGCAGCACCGGGCAGTACAACAACTGGCCCAACCTCAGCAACGCGGCGCTGGGCAAGAACGTGGTGCGCTGGCTGGCCGGCGACCTTTAA
- the pheS gene encoding phenylalanine--tRNA ligase subunit alpha, with protein sequence MQHEAIQEITAAGTLEALQAVKTKYVGKSGLVTRELGALGKLPPEERKARGAEINAVRQAIQAALDEREAVLKREALDAKLAGEAIDVTLPGLPLPAGGLHPINRVYEDLVNIYERLGYTVVEGPEVEDEHHNFEALNVPWYHPARDLQDTFWLEEVPASFNGPLEPGAAPAPSVPRLLRTHTSPMQVRYMVDHEPDLKVVVRGKVYRYEATDATHESMFHQLEGLVVGDGISMADLKGTIAEMARGLYGAGAKVRFQPSYYPFVEPGADFAVYWDNPRGESKWLELGGCGMVHPNVFKAVDDLREAQGKPRVYEGKTGFAFGLGPERIAMLKYKIPDIRYFYANDPRVIGQFRGELG encoded by the coding sequence ATGCAGCACGAAGCCATTCAAGAGATCACGGCCGCTGGCACCCTGGAGGCCCTGCAGGCCGTCAAGACGAAGTACGTGGGCAAAAGTGGCCTGGTGACCCGGGAACTGGGCGCCCTGGGCAAACTGCCCCCCGAGGAGCGCAAGGCCCGGGGCGCCGAGATCAACGCCGTGCGTCAGGCCATCCAGGCGGCGCTGGACGAGCGCGAAGCCGTCCTGAAGCGTGAGGCCCTGGACGCCAAACTGGCGGGCGAGGCCATTGACGTGACCCTGCCCGGCCTGCCCCTGCCGGCGGGCGGCCTGCACCCCATCAACCGGGTGTACGAGGACCTCGTGAACATCTACGAGCGCCTGGGCTACACGGTGGTGGAAGGCCCAGAGGTGGAAGACGAGCACCACAACTTCGAGGCCCTGAACGTGCCCTGGTACCACCCGGCGCGCGACCTGCAGGACACCTTCTGGCTGGAGGAGGTGCCCGCCAGCTTCAACGGCCCGTTGGAACCGGGGGCGGCCCCGGCTCCAAGCGTGCCTCGCCTGCTGCGCACCCACACCAGCCCCATGCAGGTGCGCTACATGGTGGACCACGAGCCAGACCTGAAGGTGGTCGTGCGTGGCAAGGTGTACCGCTACGAGGCCACCGACGCCACCCACGAAAGCATGTTCCACCAGCTGGAAGGCCTGGTGGTGGGCGACGGCATCTCCATGGCCGATCTGAAGGGCACCATTGCTGAAATGGCGCGCGGGTTGTACGGGGCGGGGGCCAAGGTGCGCTTCCAGCCCAGCTATTACCCCTTCGTGGAGCCGGGCGCCGACTTCGCCGTGTACTGGGACAACCCGCGCGGCGAGAGCAAGTGGCTGGAACTGGGCGGCTGCGGCATGGTGCACCCCAATGTGTTCAAGGCCGTGGACGATCTGCGCGAAGCCCAGGGCAAGCCCCGTGTGTACGAGGGCAAGACCGGCTTTGCTTTTGGCCTGGGCCCCGAGCGCATTGCCATGCTGAAGTACAAGATTCCCGATATCCGCTACTTCTACGCGAACGACCCGAGGGTGATTGGGCAATTTCGGGGAGAGTTGGGATGA
- a CDS encoding NUDIX hydrolase, translating to MRPRSVGILFNDQNQVLLMLRRKAGRAYATLPGGGIEGEETPAEACAREMLEEVNLTVGVQREVLVLDNLGNREHYFLVTWQGGEMRLGDGPEGVRHSEENSYEPAWVGVQDLDAVNLMPEQARKLVRGLAFQEISEAHSQR from the coding sequence ATGAGACCCCGTTCCGTCGGCATCCTCTTCAACGATCAGAACCAAGTCCTGTTGATGCTACGGCGCAAGGCAGGGCGCGCCTACGCCACCCTGCCCGGCGGCGGCATTGAGGGCGAGGAAACCCCGGCCGAAGCCTGCGCCCGCGAGATGCTGGAAGAAGTGAACCTGACCGTTGGGGTCCAGCGCGAGGTGCTGGTGCTGGACAACCTGGGCAACCGCGAACACTACTTTCTGGTCACGTGGCAGGGTGGCGAAATGCGCCTGGGCGACGGTCCCGAAGGCGTGCGCCACAGCGAAGAGAACTCGTATGAACCGGCCTGGGTGGGCGTGCAGGACCTGGACGCCGTGAATCTGATGCCGGAGCAGGCGCGGAAACTGGTGCGGGGGCTGGCATTCCAGGAGATTTCCGAGGCTCACTCCCAGAGGTGA